In Hemicordylus capensis ecotype Gifberg chromosome 13, rHemCap1.1.pri, whole genome shotgun sequence, a single window of DNA contains:
- the EPN2 gene encoding epsin-2 — protein MTTSSIRRQMKNIVNNYSEAEIKVREATSNDPWGPSSSLMTEIADLTYNVVAFSEIMSMIWKRLNDHGKNWRHVYKALTLLDYLIKTGSERVAQQCKENIFAIQTLKDFQYIDRDGKDQGINVREKSKQLVSLLKDDERLKTERAQALKTKERMAQVATGVGNNQITFGRGSSQPNLSTSYSEQEYGKSGGSPASYHGSTSPRVSSELEQARPQTSGEEELQLQLALAMSREVAEQEERLRRGDDLRLQMALEESRRDTVKIPKKKERTTVLDLMDALPAAPGVQAPQKAEPWGPPAATNQTDPWGAPAISSSTSDPWQSFGAKPAASVDPWGTPAASSAAQPLTKNVDPWASSQPPSTTAKGAVDPWGVPPANKPISATGSKSFDLFSNLNGTVKDDFSEFDSLRTSKKQDSGSALSAQNSGTTSPDLFESQSANLASGKQSAARKTPESFLGPNAALVNLDSLVSKPPQPAPSLNPFLAPGTAVAAAPPPVNPFQVNQPQPLTLNQMRSSPVMGSSPSFSTVPAVGMEPVPLPSMAPMVMAPLPAMGTMASLSRMGQGMNMAIVGSMAQPLHSTGIPPSASQPANATNPFLL, from the exons ATGACAACTTCGTCGATTCGGAGGCAAATGAAAAACATTGTGAACAATTACTCTGAGGCTGAAATAAAAGTCCGGGAAGCGACTTCGAATGACCCTTGGGGCCCATCGAGCTCCTTAATGACCGAAATCGCTGATCTGACTTACAATGTGGTGGCCTTTTCTGAAATTATGAGCATGATCTGGAAGCGGCTGAATGACCATGGCAAGAACTGGAGGCACGTTTACAAGGCTTTGACTTTGTTGGATTACCTGATTAAAACTGGCtcggagagggtggcacagcaaTGCAAAGAGAACATCTTTGCTATCCAGACTCTGAAAGATTTTCAGTACATTGACCGGGATGGTAAGGACCAGGGCATCAATGTGCGGGAAAAGTCCAAGCAGCTGGTTTCTCTCCTGAAAGATGATGAACGGCTCAAGACGGAGCGGGCCCAGGCCCTGAAAACCAAAGAACGCATGGCACAGGTGGCCACTGGGGTCGGTAATAACCAGATCACCTTTGGCAGAGGCTCTAGTCAGCCCAACCTTTCCACTAGCTACTCGGAGCAAGAGTATGGCAAGTCTGGAGGCTCTCCGGCTTCTTATCATGGGT CTACGTCGCCTCGAGTGTCTTCAGAGTTGGAGCAGGCACGACCTCAgacaagtggggaggaagaactcCAGCTGCAGCTTGCCCTGGCCATGAGCAGAGAAGTCGCAGAACAG GAGGAGCGCCTTCGACGTGGCGATGATCTGAGATTGCAAATGGCTTTGGAGGAAAGTCGCAGAGATACAGTAAAAATCCCCAAAAAGAAGGAG CGCACAACTGTGTTGGATCTCATGGATGCCCTACCTGCAGCGCCCGGAGTGCAAGCTCCCCAGAAAGCAGAGCCATGGGGCCCACCAGCTGCAACAAACCAGACAGACCCTTGGGGGGCTCCTGCGATCAGTAGCTCCACTTCAGACCCTTGGCAATCATTTG GTGCCAAACCAGCTGCCTCTGTTGATCCGTGGGGGACCCCTGCAgcctcctctgctgcccagcctctCACGAAGAATGTAGACCCCTGGGCTTCCTCTCAGCCACCCTCAACGACAGCAAAAGGTGCTGTTGACCCCTGGGGAGTGCCCCCTGCAAATAAGCCAATTTCTGCTACTG GAAGTAAATCTTTTGACCTCTTCAGCAACTTGAATGGGACGGTTAAAGATGACTTTTCTGAATTTGACAGCCTTCGCACATCTAAAAAGCAAG ATTCAGGTTCTGCTTTGTCAGCCCAGAACAGCGGCACGACCAGCCCTGATCTCTTTGAGTCTCAGTCTGCAAACTTGGCCTCCGGTAAACAGAGTGCAGCTCGGAAAACTCCCGAGTCCTTCTTGGGCCCCAACGCTGCCCTGGTGAACCTGGATTCGTTAGTGTCTAAGCCCCCACAGCCTGCACCTTCACTGAACCCATTCTTGGCTCCAG GAACAGCGGTTGCAGCTGCCCCTCCTCCAGTCAACCCGTTCCAAGTGAACCAGCCGCAGCCCCTCACACTCAATCAGATGCGGTCGAGTCCCGTCATGGGCAGCAGCCCCTCCTTCAGCACCGTGCCAGCCGTGGGCATGGAGCCAGTCCCTCTGCCTTCTATGGCACCGATGGTGATGGCACCCCTACCAGCCATGGGCACGATGGCCTCTCTCAGCAGGATGGGCCAGGGAATGAACATGGCCATTGTGGGCTCCATGGCACAGCCTCTCCACAGTACTGGCATCCCCCCCTCGGCCTCCCAGCCTGCAAACGCAACTAACCCTTTCCTCCTCTAA